From one Bradyrhizobium sp. Ash2021 genomic stretch:
- a CDS encoding DUF1254 domain-containing protein, whose product MKMTSTSVLAAMSFALASSLDSAQTTSTAEPVVFENYNRAQTDVYFAGVVKNGGFGKFRHGRELAAPVQQGIVRPNRDTLYSLAIFDLEAGPVTITLPDGAKRFMVMQVVNEDQYTTGVYYGTGSHTLTREMIGTRYAIAVVRFLVDFSNKEEILRVHALQDAVKFDQERSGTFEIPNWDEGSLKKVKAALLQLGSTVSDTRRMFGANEHQVDPVKHLIGSAMLWGGNPEKDALYLPITPARNDGSTIYKLTVKDIPVDGFWSVTVYDGEGYLHPNPYNTYAVNGITAKKAPDGSVTIQFGGCDGKIPNCLPITQGWNYTVRLFQPRPKIFDGTWRFPEAQPVG is encoded by the coding sequence ATGAAAATGACAAGCACGAGCGTCTTGGCAGCCATGTCATTTGCACTAGCGAGTTCGCTTGACTCGGCACAAACCACTTCGACAGCCGAGCCTGTCGTCTTCGAGAATTACAATCGCGCTCAGACCGATGTTTATTTCGCCGGGGTGGTGAAGAATGGCGGTTTCGGAAAATTCCGCCATGGCCGCGAACTTGCTGCTCCCGTCCAGCAAGGCATCGTCCGTCCCAATCGCGATACGTTGTATTCGCTTGCGATTTTCGACCTCGAGGCCGGACCGGTGACGATCACGCTGCCGGACGGTGCCAAGCGCTTCATGGTAATGCAGGTCGTCAACGAGGATCAGTACACCACGGGCGTCTATTACGGTACAGGCAGCCACACCCTGACCCGCGAGATGATTGGCACGCGCTATGCCATTGCCGTCGTCCGCTTCCTCGTGGATTTTTCGAACAAAGAAGAGATCCTGCGAGTCCACGCCTTGCAGGATGCGGTCAAGTTCGACCAAGAGCGCTCCGGCACGTTCGAAATCCCGAACTGGGATGAGGGGAGCCTCAAGAAGGTGAAAGCAGCGCTATTACAGCTTGGAAGTACGGTCTCCGATACACGGCGCATGTTTGGCGCCAACGAGCATCAGGTCGACCCTGTGAAGCACCTGATTGGAAGCGCAATGCTGTGGGGCGGCAATCCCGAAAAGGATGCGCTGTATCTCCCGATCACGCCGGCTCGAAATGACGGCAGCACCATCTACAAGCTGACAGTCAAGGACATCCCTGTCGATGGTTTTTGGTCGGTCACCGTCTACGACGGTGAAGGATACTTGCATCCGAACCCATACAACACCTATGCGGTGAACGGCATCACCGCGAAAAAAGCCCCGGATGGCTCAGTCACCATCCAGTTCGGTGGGTGCGATGGCAAAATCCCCAATTGTCTGCCGATCACGCAGGGCTGGAATTACACGGTTCGCCTCTTTCAACCGCGACCGAAAATTTTCGATGGCACATGGAGATTCCCCGAGGCGCAGCCTGTGGGCTGA